Proteins found in one Flavobacterium channae genomic segment:
- a CDS encoding mechanosensitive ion channel family protein, translating into MQAIEIQNYFTTIQNLVLEYSPKFVAAILILLIGLWGTSFITKTAKRIMVKRHVESTLSNFIGNVIFWTLRILLFVTVISKLGIETSSFVAILGAAGLAIGLSLQGSLSNFAGGILIILFKPFRLGDFIEAQGVAGTVKDIKIFSTVITSPDNKQIVIPNASLSNGVITNFTANGVRRVDLIISVDYNTDLQLAKNTIDRVLKSIPEILQQPEATIFINELATSSIDFTVRPYTENENFWKVKSDVLEKIKKEFDLVGIEIPYPHQVEIHKE; encoded by the coding sequence ATGCAAGCAATTGAAATACAAAATTACTTTACAACCATTCAAAATTTAGTTTTAGAATACTCGCCAAAATTTGTTGCAGCAATACTAATTTTACTTATTGGACTTTGGGGAACAAGTTTCATTACCAAAACAGCAAAACGCATCATGGTAAAACGCCATGTCGAATCAACGTTATCTAACTTTATTGGAAATGTTATTTTCTGGACGTTACGCATTTTACTTTTTGTAACTGTAATTTCAAAATTAGGAATAGAAACTTCTTCTTTTGTAGCTATATTAGGAGCAGCTGGTTTAGCAATAGGTCTATCACTTCAAGGTTCATTATCCAATTTTGCTGGAGGAATTTTGATTATTTTATTCAAACCTTTCCGATTAGGAGATTTTATCGAAGCACAAGGAGTAGCTGGAACAGTAAAAGACATTAAAATATTTTCCACAGTAATTACTTCTCCAGATAATAAACAAATTGTAATTCCAAATGCTTCTCTTTCAAATGGTGTTATAACCAACTTTACAGCAAATGGTGTTAGAAGAGTTGATTTAATAATTTCGGTAGATTACAATACCGATTTACAATTAGCAAAAAACACTATTGATAGAGTTTTAAAATCTATTCCAGAAATTTTACAACAACCTGAAGCTACAATTTTTATAAACGAATTAGCTACAAGTTCAATTGATTTTACTGTTAGACCTTACACAGAAAATGAAAACTTTTGGAAAGTAAAATCAGATGTGTTAGAAAAAATTAAGAAAGAATTCGATCTTGTTGGAATTGAAATACCATATCCACACCAAGTTGAAATTCATAAAGAATAA
- the tsaB gene encoding tRNA (adenosine(37)-N6)-threonylcarbamoyltransferase complex dimerization subunit type 1 TsaB, with protein sequence MAIILNIETATKNCSVALAKEGKTIAFREIAEQNFSHAEKLHVFIEALLAENNLQFKDLSAVAVSQGPGSYTGLRIGVSSAKGFCYALNIPLIAIDTLQLLAKQIKVESGIIIPMIDARRMEVFTAIYDKDYNLIRKTEAEIIDENSYQEINENIHLVGDGTEKFKMTLINEKFKFHSDVVFPSSKEMSELSFDKYKKSDFVDVAYFEPYYLKDFVLIK encoded by the coding sequence ATGGCGATTATACTTAATATAGAAACGGCAACAAAAAATTGTTCTGTAGCTTTGGCAAAAGAAGGGAAAACAATTGCTTTCAGAGAAATTGCTGAGCAAAATTTTTCTCATGCTGAAAAATTACACGTTTTTATTGAAGCATTATTGGCTGAAAATAATTTGCAGTTTAAAGATTTGTCAGCAGTAGCTGTTAGTCAAGGTCCAGGCTCTTACACTGGATTGCGAATTGGAGTTTCCTCTGCAAAAGGCTTTTGTTATGCTTTAAATATTCCATTAATAGCAATTGATACGTTGCAACTTTTGGCAAAACAAATTAAAGTAGAAAGTGGAATCATTATCCCAATGATCGATGCTCGCAGAATGGAAGTATTTACTGCTATTTATGATAAAGACTACAATTTAATAAGAAAAACAGAAGCTGAAATAATCGATGAGAATTCGTATCAGGAAATAAATGAAAATATTCATTTGGTAGGAGATGGTACTGAAAAATTCAAAATGACTTTAATAAATGAAAAATTCAAATTTCATTCTGATGTTGTTTTTCCATCTTCAAAAGAAATGAGCGAGTTGTCATTTGATAAGTACAAAAAAAGCGACTTTGTTGATGTCGCTTATTTTGAACCTTATTATTTAAAAGACTTTGTTTTAATCAAATAA
- a CDS encoding efflux RND transporter periplasmic adaptor subunit, producing the protein MSKKTIFILLGSAIGLILLLVGLKKGGVIGNNDDSKIVELSKVAETTIIETVSATGKIQPEIEVKISSEVSGEIIALPIKEGQQVKKGDLLVRINPDLYESGVNRSVASMSTTKAGLSQADAQVKEAKANYDRNQRLFEKGIISKSEWDKVVSSYEVAVANKQSAYYQVQSASATVTEAKDNLGRTTIYAPADGTISLLNVELGERVLGTQQMAGTEILRIANLNNMEVEVDVNENDIVKVNIGDSAKIEVDAYLKREFKGIVTSISNSASTALTADQVTNFKVKVRILKESYMDLLEGKPENYSPFRPGMTATVDIITKRKEKVVAVPISAVVVKDDTTSVKKDVVAELEKKEQEQKGNAPKSDKKYECVFVKVGDKAKLRVVKTGIQDDSNIEIMSGLKPGEEIIIGPYTTVSKELASNDKVRVETEKDKKESKK; encoded by the coding sequence ATGTCAAAGAAAACCATATTCATTTTATTAGGAAGTGCAATCGGATTAATCTTATTGTTAGTTGGACTTAAAAAAGGTGGTGTTATTGGAAATAATGATGATTCAAAAATTGTTGAGTTATCAAAAGTTGCGGAAACTACAATTATAGAAACAGTATCTGCAACAGGAAAAATCCAACCTGAAATAGAAGTTAAAATATCTTCTGAAGTTTCGGGTGAAATTATTGCGTTGCCTATAAAAGAAGGACAACAAGTTAAAAAAGGAGATTTATTAGTAAGAATCAATCCTGATTTATATGAATCTGGTGTAAACCGTTCTGTTGCTTCTATGTCAACAACTAAAGCGGGTTTAAGTCAGGCAGATGCGCAAGTAAAAGAAGCAAAAGCAAATTACGATAGAAATCAAAGATTATTTGAAAAAGGAATCATTTCAAAGTCAGAATGGGATAAAGTGGTTTCATCTTATGAAGTGGCTGTAGCAAATAAACAATCGGCTTACTATCAAGTACAAAGTGCTTCGGCAACAGTTACAGAAGCTAAAGATAATTTAGGAAGAACTACAATTTATGCTCCAGCTGATGGAACAATTTCATTGTTAAATGTAGAGTTAGGTGAAAGAGTTTTAGGAACGCAACAAATGGCGGGTACTGAAATTTTGAGAATTGCGAACTTAAACAATATGGAAGTTGAAGTTGATGTAAACGAAAATGATATTGTTAAAGTTAATATCGGTGATTCTGCAAAAATTGAAGTTGATGCATATTTAAAAAGAGAGTTTAAAGGAATTGTAACAAGTATTTCTAACTCGGCTAGTACGGCTTTAACTGCAGATCAAGTAACTAATTTCAAAGTTAAAGTTAGAATTTTGAAAGAGTCATATATGGATTTATTAGAAGGTAAGCCTGAAAATTATTCACCATTTAGACCTGGAATGACAGCTACGGTTGATATTATTACAAAACGTAAAGAAAAAGTTGTTGCGGTGCCAATAAGTGCAGTTGTTGTAAAAGACGATACAACTTCGGTTAAAAAAGATGTTGTTGCTGAATTAGAAAAGAAAGAACAAGAACAAAAAGGAAATGCTCCTAAAAGTGATAAAAAATACGAATGTGTTTTTGTAAAAGTAGGAGATAAGGCTAAGTTAAGAGTTGTAAAAACAGGAATTCAAGATGATAGCAATATAGAAATCATGTCTGGATTAAAACCAGGTGAAGAAATTATTATCGGACCATATACAACGGTTTCAAAAGAATTAGCATCTAACGATAAAGTTAGAGTAGAAACTGAAAAAGATAAAAAAGAAAGTAAGAAATAG
- a CDS encoding TolC family protein — protein sequence MITKKIVFFLLLIGFQLSAQSKKWTLEECVDYAIKNNISVKQSELDLKTSEVEKLEAIGGFLPTLSGNANYSVNTGASINPVTNQFQNQTFKSFSASANSNIVLFNGLANWKTLQRTKLNKIANSYRLDKMKDDIALSVANSYLQILFNKEQLKVQLNQNLITKENLKRTQELIDAGSVPAGDIYELQATDATQQQQIINTENALLIAKIGLCQTLLIEDYATFDISDEVIDLPITNIQNESQEAILEKARESVKDVKIAMSNVDVAKKDVAISRSSYLPTLAGFVGYNTRWSESTPFNFIDQLTLFDGTAVGLQLNVPILNGFASRARVQRAKINQERSEFQLKQAELDLERNVYQAYNDVSNAKKAFEAAQKTLEARKQAFDFSKARYEVGLLNAFDFSQSTIALENAQSEVLRTKYDYIFRTKILEFYFGIPLIKKQ from the coding sequence ATGATAACAAAAAAAATAGTTTTTTTTCTATTGTTGATAGGTTTTCAACTTTCGGCTCAAAGTAAAAAATGGACTTTGGAAGAATGTGTAGATTATGCTATTAAAAATAATATTTCCGTTAAGCAGTCAGAATTGGATTTAAAAACTTCAGAAGTTGAAAAATTAGAAGCGATAGGTGGTTTTTTACCGACATTAAGCGGTAATGCTAATTATAGTGTAAATACTGGGGCAAGTATTAACCCGGTTACGAATCAATTTCAAAATCAAACTTTTAAATCATTTTCTGCTTCTGCTAACTCAAATATTGTTTTGTTTAATGGTTTGGCTAATTGGAAAACATTACAGAGAACTAAGTTAAATAAAATTGCTAATTCGTATCGTTTAGATAAAATGAAAGATGATATTGCGCTTTCTGTAGCAAATTCATACTTGCAAATTCTATTTAATAAAGAACAATTAAAGGTTCAGTTAAATCAAAATTTAATTACCAAAGAGAATCTGAAAAGAACTCAAGAACTTATTGATGCAGGTTCTGTTCCAGCTGGAGATATTTATGAATTGCAAGCAACAGATGCAACACAACAACAGCAAATAATTAATACTGAAAATGCACTTTTGATTGCTAAAATTGGTTTGTGTCAAACATTGTTAATTGAAGATTATGCAACATTTGATATTTCTGATGAAGTGATTGATTTGCCTATTACAAATATTCAAAACGAATCTCAAGAAGCTATACTAGAAAAAGCAAGAGAGTCTGTAAAAGATGTAAAAATTGCTATGTCAAATGTTGATGTTGCAAAAAAAGATGTTGCAATTTCTCGTTCTTCGTACTTGCCAACATTAGCTGGTTTTGTTGGATATAATACACGTTGGTCTGAAAGTACACCTTTTAATTTTATTGATCAGTTAACATTGTTTGATGGAACGGCAGTAGGATTACAATTGAATGTGCCTATTTTAAATGGTTTTGCAAGTAGAGCAAGAGTTCAAAGAGCAAAAATTAATCAAGAGCGTTCAGAGTTTCAGTTAAAACAAGCTGAGTTGGATTTAGAACGTAATGTTTATCAAGCATATAATGATGTTTCGAATGCTAAGAAAGCGTTTGAAGCTGCTCAAAAAACATTAGAAGCTCGTAAACAAGCATTTGATTTTTCTAAAGCAAGATATGAAGTTGGCTTGTTAAATGCATTTGATTTTTCTCAATCAACAATTGCCTTAGAAAACGCACAATCAGAAGTTTTAAGAACCAAATACGATTATATTTTTAGAACCAAAATATTAGAATTCTATTTCGGAATTCCATTAATTAAAAAACAATAG
- a CDS encoding DUF4403 family protein, with translation MKTLLVAISLISVLLFTISCGTSNKIEALKPAPSNNNPVVFKNKVSFISMPVEITLKELEQQLNKNVTGLIYNDSILNDDKTEMKIWKTAPIKLSEKDGNIISVIPLKIWAKFKYGTDFMGLNDTREINLNGTITLDSKTHLTNWKLTTDSKIEDFEWSESPNIVVAGKKVPITYIINPTLSMFKSKISRMIDKAINENCDFKPHVLDALQKLSNPILTSEQYETWFKMVPLELYVTEAKLNKTKIMLNMGLKCNMQTMVGQEPKNGFDATKIVLKPVATIPDNTNVSVVAVSTFESASKIVTKNFQGQEFASGSRKIVVQKVDLWQKDGKMIIALDVMGSINGTIYLSGIPNYNSVTKEIYFDQMEYVLNTKSVLMKSANWLLHGTILKSIQENCRYSIKGNLEEGKQNLKPYLTNYSPMKGVFVNGTINDFEFEKVELTDKAIIAFIATSGKMDIKIDGLE, from the coding sequence ATGAAAACTCTTTTAGTAGCAATCTCCTTAATATCAGTATTGCTTTTCACTATTTCTTGTGGCACTTCAAATAAAATAGAAGCATTAAAACCGGCTCCATCAAACAACAATCCTGTAGTTTTTAAAAACAAAGTTTCTTTTATTTCGATGCCAGTTGAAATCACTTTAAAGGAATTAGAACAGCAACTAAATAAAAATGTTACGGGTTTAATCTACAACGATTCGATTTTAAATGACGATAAAACCGAAATGAAGATTTGGAAAACGGCTCCTATTAAGCTAAGTGAGAAAGACGGTAATATTATATCGGTTATTCCTTTAAAAATTTGGGCAAAATTCAAATACGGAACCGATTTTATGGGATTAAATGATACCAGAGAAATCAATCTTAACGGCACCATTACTCTTGATAGCAAAACACATTTAACCAATTGGAAATTGACTACTGATTCAAAAATCGAAGACTTTGAATGGAGTGAAAGTCCAAATATTGTTGTGGCTGGAAAAAAGGTTCCAATAACATACATTATCAACCCAACACTTAGCATGTTTAAATCGAAAATTTCAAGAATGATTGACAAAGCAATTAACGAAAACTGCGATTTTAAACCTCATGTTTTAGATGCATTACAAAAATTAAGCAATCCGATTTTAACTAGCGAACAATACGAAACTTGGTTTAAAATGGTTCCTTTAGAATTGTATGTTACTGAAGCAAAACTCAACAAAACCAAAATCATGTTGAACATGGGATTGAAATGCAACATGCAAACTATGGTAGGACAAGAACCAAAAAACGGTTTTGATGCCACAAAAATTGTTTTAAAACCTGTCGCTACAATTCCAGACAACACCAACGTATCTGTGGTGGCTGTTTCAACTTTTGAAAGTGCAAGCAAAATTGTAACTAAAAATTTCCAAGGACAAGAATTTGCATCGGGAAGTAGAAAAATTGTAGTTCAAAAAGTAGACTTGTGGCAAAAAGATGGTAAAATGATTATTGCTTTAGATGTTATGGGAAGCATCAACGGAACCATCTATTTATCTGGAATTCCAAATTACAACTCAGTAACAAAAGAAATTTATTTTGACCAAATGGAATATGTTTTAAATACCAAAAGTGTTTTGATGAAATCGGCCAATTGGTTATTACATGGCACTATTTTGAAAAGTATTCAAGAGAACTGTCGCTATTCCATAAAAGGAAATTTAGAAGAAGGCAAGCAAAACTTAAAACCATATTTAACCAATTATTCTCCAATGAAAGGTGTTTTTGTAAACGGAACAATCAACGATTTTGAATTTGAAAAAGTTGAACTTACCGATAAAGCAATTATTGCATTTATAGCAACATCAGGAAAAATGGACATTAAGATTGATGGATTAGAATAA
- a CDS encoding DUF420 domain-containing protein, with the protein MSSLSKETKYNKLIVVLSVVIPAVVALLFGVNLRKLGYDVQPLSFLPPIYATINGLTAVLLVSAVVAIKNGNRKLHENLMKFAIACSVAFLAMYVAYHMTSDSTKFGGEGAIKYVYYFILITHILLSIIIIPLVLTTYVKAWSERFDKHKKIAKITFPIWLYVAVTGVIVYLMISPYYAS; encoded by the coding sequence ATGAGTTCATTAAGTAAAGAAACAAAGTATAACAAGTTAATTGTTGTTTTGTCGGTTGTTATACCAGCAGTAGTTGCATTGTTATTTGGTGTGAATTTAAGAAAGCTTGGTTATGATGTGCAACCATTGTCTTTTTTACCGCCAATTTACGCAACAATAAACGGTTTAACCGCTGTTCTTTTGGTTAGTGCTGTCGTGGCTATAAAAAATGGTAATAGAAAATTGCATGAAAATTTAATGAAATTTGCGATTGCTTGTTCTGTTGCTTTTTTAGCTATGTATGTAGCTTATCACATGACATCTGATTCGACTAAATTTGGTGGAGAAGGAGCAATTAAATACGTATATTATTTTATATTAATTACTCATATTTTATTGTCAATTATTATTATTCCATTAGTTCTGACTACTTATGTAAAAGCATGGTCAGAGCGTTTTGACAAACACAAAAAAATAGCTAAAATTACATTTCCTATTTGGTTATACGTTGCAGTTACAGGTGTAATAGTTTATTTAATGATTTCTCCTTATTATGCATCTTAA
- a CDS encoding SCO family protein has translation MKNKSYIGISFIVLIFGIWAVPKIVGKFQKSDLVEIGPVPAFKLTNQNNKTISNEDYLGKVYVVEFFFSTCPTICPKMNQSMLQLQDEFYGNPNFGIASITINPEHDTSKVLKEHADLLGVKHYNWHFLTGDKAYIFNLANKGFNLYAGVNNKVAGGFEHSGLFALIDKEGKIRCRKDAQGNPILYYDGLEESGVEAIKEDIKKLLEE, from the coding sequence ATGAAAAATAAATCGTATATTGGGATTTCATTTATTGTTTTAATTTTCGGGATTTGGGCAGTACCAAAAATTGTTGGAAAATTTCAAAAATCTGATTTAGTTGAAATCGGTCCAGTACCAGCTTTCAAACTAACCAATCAAAATAATAAAACTATTTCAAATGAAGATTATCTAGGTAAAGTATATGTGGTTGAGTTTTTCTTTTCAACTTGTCCTACTATTTGTCCAAAAATGAATCAAAGCATGTTGCAATTGCAAGATGAATTTTATGGTAATCCTAATTTTGGTATTGCATCTATTACAATTAATCCAGAACATGATACTTCAAAAGTATTAAAAGAACATGCTGATTTGTTAGGCGTAAAGCATTATAACTGGCATTTTTTAACTGGAGATAAGGCGTATATTTTCAATTTGGCAAATAAAGGATTTAATTTATATGCTGGTGTGAATAATAAAGTCGCTGGCGGATTTGAGCATTCGGGATTATTTGCTTTAATTGATAAAGAAGGAAAAATTAGATGTAGAAAAGACGCTCAAGGAAATCCAATTTTATATTATGATGGATTGGAAGAATCAGGAGTAGAAGCAATCAAAGAAGATATTAAAAAATTATTAGAGGAGTAA
- a CDS encoding cytochrome C oxidase subunit IV family protein produces MAHAHESNTKRIWVVFGILSVITIVEVLFGIYKPKSLHFTNVLGMNLLNWLFIILTIVKAYYITWAFMHMEGEKKWFRRSIVWTVVFLILYLCFILLVEGDYIYEVYKTGHLKWIF; encoded by the coding sequence ATGGCACACGCACACGAATCAAATACAAAAAGAATTTGGGTAGTTTTTGGAATACTATCTGTAATTACTATCGTAGAAGTTTTATTCGGTATCTATAAACCAAAATCATTACATTTTACTAATGTTTTAGGTATGAACTTACTTAACTGGTTGTTCATCATCTTAACAATTGTAAAAGCTTACTATATTACTTGGGCTTTCATGCACATGGAAGGTGAGAAAAAATGGTTTAGAAGATCTATCGTTTGGACAGTAGTATTCTTAATCCTTTACTTATGTTTTATTTTATTAGTAGAAGGAGACTACATTTATGAAGTTTATAAAACTGGTCACTTAAAGTGGATATTTTAA
- a CDS encoding cytochrome c oxidase subunit 3 — protein MGATVISDEHALDGGPGPLGATYGKMMMWYFILSDALTFSGFLAAYGFSRFKFIETWPIADEVFNHFPFLHGVNAPMYYVALMTFILIFSSVTMVLAVDAGHHLKKSKVAFYMFLTIIGGFIFLGSQAWEWKNFIKGEYGAVETKGGSILQFVQKQEDGTYKRVALADFAATLPEAREQLNRNNGMWFMSEASLPSYSVNEVVEGFKADESILVRSEFLNAEKHKTVLSREESLKRLSEAKYVVEGANLVRNEYGHKLFANFFFFITGFHGFHVFTGVLINIIIFFNVLLGTYEKRKSYEMVEKVGLYWHFVDLVWVFVFTFFYLV, from the coding sequence ATGGGAGCGACAGTTATTTCAGACGAACACGCTTTAGACGGAGGTCCAGGACCATTAGGGGCAACCTATGGTAAAATGATGATGTGGTATTTCATCTTATCAGATGCATTAACCTTTTCTGGTTTCTTAGCTGCGTATGGTTTTTCAAGATTTAAATTCATTGAAACTTGGCCTATCGCGGATGAAGTTTTTAACCACTTTCCATTTTTACACGGTGTAAACGCGCCAATGTATTATGTAGCGTTAATGACTTTTATCTTAATTTTCTCTTCAGTTACTATGGTTTTAGCTGTTGATGCTGGTCATCACTTGAAAAAATCGAAAGTAGCTTTCTACATGTTTTTAACTATTATTGGAGGTTTTATCTTCTTAGGTTCTCAAGCTTGGGAATGGAAAAATTTCATCAAAGGAGAATATGGAGCTGTTGAAACAAAAGGTGGTTCTATCTTACAATTTGTTCAAAAGCAAGAAGACGGAACTTATAAAAGAGTTGCTTTAGCTGATTTTGCTGCTACTTTACCAGAAGCAAGAGAGCAATTGAATAGAAATAACGGTATGTGGTTTATGAGCGAAGCTTCATTACCATCTTATTCAGTAAATGAAGTTGTTGAAGGTTTTAAAGCTGATGAGTCTATTTTAGTTCGTTCGGAGTTTTTAAATGCTGAAAAACATAAAACGGTTTTATCTAGAGAAGAATCTTTAAAAAGATTAAGCGAAGCTAAATATGTTGTTGAAGGAGCTAACTTAGTTAGAAACGAGTACGGACATAAATTATTTGCTAATTTCTTCTTCTTCATTACTGGTTTCCACGGTTTCCACGTATTTACAGGAGTATTAATTAATATCATCATTTTCTTTAATGTGTTATTAGGTACTTACGAGAAAAGAAAAAGCTACGAAATGGTTGAAAAAGTTGGATTGTACTGGCACTTTGTCGATTTAGTGTGGGTATTCGTATTTACTTTCTTCTATTTAGTATAA
- a CDS encoding cytochrome c oxidase subunit 3 produces MENRMTFEEEQARKGRTYKMLLWFGMISICMIFAGLTSAYVVSKSRPDWLKDFVLPSAFVASTVAMLVSSFTFYLALQATKKDNRSGASMFLLITLALGITFIVLQFKGFGQVIENGYFFTGSESNVTTSFLYIAVLVHIAHLLGGIISLLVVIYNHYKQKYNSAQTLGIELSAMYWHFMDFIWVYLFLFFYFFK; encoded by the coding sequence ATGGAAAATAGAATGACATTCGAAGAAGAACAAGCTAGAAAAGGAAGAACTTACAAAATGTTGTTGTGGTTTGGAATGATTAGTATTTGTATGATTTTCGCTGGTTTAACAAGTGCTTATGTAGTAAGTAAATCACGACCAGATTGGTTAAAAGATTTTGTTCTGCCTTCGGCTTTCGTAGCGAGTACTGTGGCAATGTTAGTTAGTAGTTTTACTTTTTATTTAGCGTTGCAAGCAACAAAAAAAGATAATAGAAGTGGTGCTTCAATGTTTTTATTGATTACATTAGCGCTTGGAATTACATTTATAGTATTACAGTTTAAAGGATTTGGGCAAGTAATCGAAAATGGCTATTTTTTTACTGGAAGTGAAAGTAATGTAACAACTTCATTTTTATATATTGCTGTTTTAGTTCATATTGCGCACCTTTTAGGAGGTATAATTTCACTTTTAGTAGTAATTTATAATCATTATAAACAAAAATACAATTCGGCTCAAACCCTTGGTATAGAGCTAAGTGCGATGTATTGGCACTTTATGGATTTTATTTGGGTTTATTTGTTTTTATTTTTCTATTTTTTCAAATAG
- the cyoE gene encoding heme o synthase has product MDTNTQPQIQKSLYKDFVEITKARLSISVVVSTIAGYLLGFNEEQPFEWLVLLLLVVGGYCMVGASNVFNQIIEIELDAKMDRTKNRPLPSGRISKQKAFILGFILTVLGLTILYNVNPKTAMFGAISIFMYVSLYTPLKTVTPLSVFVGAFPGAIPFMLGWVAATGQFGIEAGTLFIIQFFWQFPHFWAIGWFLYEDYEKAGFFMLPTGKRDKKTALQTILYTIWMILASVIPVFGFTGKLMLSKISAGLVVLLGLWMLFYAVKLYKEMDAKAARKLMIISVSYISLLQIIYVLDKFLR; this is encoded by the coding sequence GTGGACACGAATACACAACCTCAAATTCAGAAATCGTTATACAAAGACTTTGTAGAAATTACTAAGGCACGCTTGTCTATTAGTGTAGTGGTTTCTACCATTGCAGGATATTTGTTAGGATTTAATGAGGAACAACCTTTTGAATGGTTGGTTTTATTGCTTTTGGTTGTTGGTGGTTATTGCATGGTGGGTGCTTCTAATGTTTTCAATCAAATCATCGAAATTGAATTGGATGCCAAAATGGATCGAACTAAAAATCGTCCGTTACCTTCTGGTCGTATTTCTAAACAAAAAGCGTTTATTTTAGGTTTTATTTTAACCGTTTTAGGATTGACTATCTTGTATAATGTAAATCCTAAAACCGCTATGTTTGGTGCAATTTCGATTTTCATGTATGTGAGTTTGTATACGCCATTAAAAACCGTGACACCTTTGTCGGTTTTTGTAGGTGCTTTTCCAGGGGCAATTCCTTTTATGTTGGGTTGGGTTGCGGCTACAGGTCAATTTGGAATAGAAGCAGGAACTTTATTTATTATACAATTCTTTTGGCAATTTCCTCATTTTTGGGCAATCGGCTGGTTTTTATATGAAGATTATGAAAAGGCAGGATTTTTCATGTTACCAACAGGGAAACGCGATAAAAAAACAGCTTTACAAACCATTTTATATACTATTTGGATGATTTTAGCTTCGGTAATTCCAGTTTTTGGGTTTACAGGTAAATTAATGTTGTCTAAAATTTCGGCAGGATTGGTTGTGTTGTTAGGATTATGGATGTTGTTTTATGCGGTTAAACTTTACAAAGAAATGGATGCGAAAGCGGCAAGAAAGCTTATGATAATTAGCGTTTCTTATATTTCTTTGTTACAAATAATATATGTTTTAGATAAATTTTTACGATAG